The sequence below is a genomic window from Montipora capricornis isolate CH-2021 chromosome 14, ASM3666992v2, whole genome shotgun sequence.
ttttttcgtttatttctCTCGCTTTGCGAATCGTACGTGCAACAATCGCCTGCCCCATTTCCTTATATCTGATACTTTGACGTCACTAAGTAATCTCCTTTCCGAAAATATTTGCATTGATCGTGACACGTGGTAGCAAGGTGACAACTTCGTGTCAGTCATGATTGCATCAGACTTCGTACGAGGAAGAGAGCACGTAGGCGTGTAGTGGGCGCTGTACCCAGTCTGGTCCAATTAAGACGTGCGTTCTatcaatagccaatcataaggcGTCTCATAATATTCCCTCCAAAACATTCTCGCGCTTTCACATCGTcatttgcatcaatattttttcAATGGACTTCATGACTCCGTAGTAACAAAGGGGAAAATACTTCCCAATGTTTTGTCGAAAATTTTCGAGTTTCGCCCAACTTGGAGCCCGCTTACTGCCCAAAGTTGTTGAAAGAAAAGATGTgttaaaaattgtttcaatTCTGAAAAGATACCCTCGTTATTTCGCCAGTGAATGTATCACGCCGACGACACTGCGATTATGGAGCGATAGTGGTGGAGAACATCTTCCCTCGAACCCCTTTGATGATTTGGGCGCTTGGCACAGAACAGAGGCCAGATCGTTTCTTCATAATGTTACAGTGGATAACGTTGGCACATGCTCTTATATAGGACTAAGAGAAACAAACGAGGATGACTTTAAAGTAATAGAACTTGAACCAGACTTGTACTACTTCGCTGTCTTTGACGGGCATGGTGGTTCGGCGTCTGTTGAGTTCGTTCGCGAGCATTTGCATGAATGTGTGAAACACTTTTACAGCTACGATAAAAACATGGAGAACGTACTTATCAACGCATTTTTGAAGTGCAATAGTGATTTGGAGGAGTATTGTTTGTTTCTAACTGAGAGAGGTAAGCTTAGTTAAGTTGAGAATCTTGTCCCAGTTGATCAATGGTTCGATATCACCAAAGGGAGAAACGCGCGGGGTTATTAGTTTATGAACATTTCATACTCCTGTCTGGTTGTCAGTGGTGGTGAATAGCTGTTTGTTCACTAttccatttttttctgtttccaaCCAAACCCCAGGAGTTAGTAAATTGAATATCGCCTAGCTACGGTCGGTTGCCCTCCAATGTGTTGAAAATTGATATTATCATATCATTCGTCGGATGCCTCGCATGACCCCTCGCATTGACAAGGGAACAAGGCAGCTAACAACGATAGAgaaaaaaactttcatttgAGATGAATGAATGTGATTCCACGGAATACTCTTTCCAGGTTTTCAATGTTTAGGCCCTGGATGTCGGGCCTAATTTGCTTTTGAGATTAAGATTTGATCCAAGTTGTATAAATAATTGTATAATGACTTTGTTGTTTAGTTGTTTGCGGCGCTGTCAAGCAATGTAATTGTCGAACCCTATCTGGGATATGATTGGCTGGATCGGGTTTTCATTAAACCTTTTTTCCAATGAATTATACTCACAAATCATAAAATCCATGGTGCACAACAAGCTTCTTGACTACAAAATTAGTTTCGTAAATTTTAGAATATGGGACCACTTATTCTCATTTGACTGAAAACGATGCTCTCCATTATTTGAGCGTACATAACTGAGAATAATAATTGATATAGAATAACACTGATGGTACACTTCCATTAccaaattttgtatttttgtatacAATACTGTTCTAATAATTCCCTAAAAGTTGATTTTTAGTGACATATGGCAGTGGTGAAATGCTGCTGGACAAAACGAAGGAAGATGTTACAGCAGTTTAACCTGAACTAGTTTGGGAGGGGTGGGAAAGGAAAGCGAATCTTTCTTCCAACCCCCCAATCCTCCCCCATGAGAGAGCTTGCTAACAGACCACACACAGAGGCCtgatttttgctttgttttgttgtttccaGACCAAAGAAATAATGTCCTTCATTGTGGCACTACAGCTACAGTTGCACTCCTAAGAGATGGTACAGATCTTGCTGTAGCAAGTGTTGGAGACAGTGGTGCCTTGATTTGCAGAATGGGTGATCCAGTTCCCTTGACAAATCCTCATCACCCTGCGAGGGAAGAGGAAGAGCAGAGAATAAAATCATTTAATGGATGGATCGATTGGAGTTTTGGTGCCAAGGTTAATGGTAGACTAGCAATGACACGTTCAATTGGAGACTTCCATCTAAAGCCTTTTGGTGTCATTGCAACACCTGAAACACAGCATATTAAAGTGGACCATCAAACTGATAGTTTTATTGTGTTACACACTGATGGCGTGTCAAGTGTCATGTCTGACAAGGAGATAACTGATATTGTACAGACTTGTCCAGATGCCGAGTGTGCTTCCAATGAGCTGACCTCATGTGCTTTGCAGTATGGCTCGAAAGATAACATCACTTCCATAGTTATTCCCCTGAGACTATGGGGAAGACACCATTCACAGCAGGTGTCAAAAGAACACAgcttgttgaaaaatataagaTTTAACATTGCATGATTCTGTTCAAAAGCACCTTTTACACCTGttattaaaggagaactgaaggccaaaattagcaatttttccaacattgtttttgggaagcctaacataagtaaagttaagtGTGTAGGGTTATTTCTtctcattttcagttttttgcgagaaaattacATTCGAAGTTGGGCTTTTCCCGCAGTTTCTGCCTTTTCAGTGTgggctcaaaaactaaatcagcaCCCTGctgcagtgctggaaataatttttctttattcggaggacatatgtcctttcaaatcttccttttggtcggacatttgacaaattggactggacataatttattgactgacaacaccttgaagaagagaactcaagatgtgctggtgacatGTTTGGTCATCGTGTCcaatcataatgtgaaattggccggacattatcaaaatttggtcggacaatgtctgatgaccgactgttatttccagcactgctgctctgacgtatgat
It includes:
- the LOC138032687 gene encoding protein phosphatase 1K, mitochondrial-like, translating into MFCRKFSSFAQLGARLLPKVVERKDVLKIVSILKRYPRYFASECITPTTLRLWSDSGGEHLPSNPFDDLGAWHRTEARSFLHNVTVDNVGTCSYIGLRETNEDDFKVIELEPDLYYFAVFDGHGGSASVEFVREHLHECVKHFYSYDKNMENVLINAFLKCNSDLEEYCLFLTERDQRNNVLHCGTTATVALLRDGTDLAVASVGDSGALICRMGDPVPLTNPHHPAREEEEQRIKSFNGWIDWSFGAKVNGRLAMTRSIGDFHLKPFGVIATPETQHIKVDHQTDSFIVLHTDGVSSVMSDKEITDIVQTCPDAECASNELTSCALQYGSKDNITSIVIPLRLWGRHHSQQVSKEHSLLKNIRFNIA